A genomic stretch from Caloenas nicobarica isolate bCalNic1 chromosome 3, bCalNic1.hap1, whole genome shotgun sequence includes:
- the HTR1B gene encoding 5-hydroxytryptamine receptor 1B, whose translation MEPAGPCQAPLLPANDSYHGRNCTAQEGIYQDATPLSWKIVLTVVLALVTLATVLSNAFVIATVYQTRKLHTPANYLIASLAVTDLLVSILVMPISTMYTVTGKWTLGQVVCDIWLSSDITCCTASILHLCVIALDRYWAITDAVEYSTKRTPKRAAGMIALVWVFSICISMPPLFWRQAKAEEVSHCVVNTDHVLYTVYSTVGAFYFPTLLLIALYGRIYVEARSRILKQTPKKAGKRLTRAQLITDSPGSSSSVTSINSKAPEGSSETSSPVYMNQVKVKVSDALLEKKKLTAARERKATKTLGIILGAFIVCWLPFFIISLVLPICKDACWFHMAIFDFFTWLGYLNSLINPIIYTMSNEDFKQAFHKLIRFRCTS comes from the coding sequence ATGGAGCCTGCCGGCCCCTGCCaggcgccgctgctccccgccaACGACTCTTACCATGGCCGAAACTGCACTGCCCAGGAAGGGATCTACCAAGATGCCACCCCTCTCTCCTGGAAGATCGTGCTCACCGTCGTCCTGGCGCTCGTCACCCTGGCCACGGTGCTCTCCAACGCCTTTGTCATCGCCACGGTTTACCAGACGAGAAAACTCCACACGCCGGCCAACTATCTTATCGCCTCTCTGGCCGTCACCGACCTCCTCGTCTCCATCCTCGTCATGCCTATCAGCACCATGTACACTGTGACTGGCAAGTGGACGCTGGGCCAGGTAGTCTGCGATATCTGGCTGTCCTCGGACATCACCTGTTGCACGGCGTCCATCCTGCACCTCTGTGTCATCGCCCTGGACCGCTACTGGGCGATCACCGACGCCGTCGAGTACTCCACGAAACGGACTCCCAAGCGGGCAGCGGGCATGATCGCTCTGGTGTGGGTCTTCTCCATCTGCATCTCCATGCCCCCTTTGTTTTGGCGGCAGGCGAAGGCCGAGGAAGTCTCTCACTGTGTGGTGAACACGGACCACGTCCTCTACACTGTGTACTCCACGGTGGGAGCCTTCTACTTCCCGACGCTGCTGCTGATAGCCCTCTACGGGAGGATCTACGTGGAAGCCAGATCGCGGATTTTGAAGCAGACGCCAAAGAAGGCAGGTAAAAGACTAACGCGGGCTCAGTTAATCACAGACTCCCCGGGGTCGTCCTCCTCTGTCACGTCCATAAACTCCAAGGCCCCCGAGGGATCCAGCGAAACGAGCTCTCCCGTGTACATGAACCAGGTGAAGGTGAAGGTCTCGGATGccctgctggaaaaaaagaagctcaCCGCCGCTAGAGAGCGGAAAGCTACAAAGACTTTAGGGATTATTTTAGGAGCCTTCATCGTCTGTTGGCTGCCCTTTTTCATCATCAGCCTGGTGTTGCCTATTTGCAAGGACGCTTGCTGGTTCCACATGGCCATCTTTGACTTTTTCACGTGGCTTGGATATCTCAACTCCCTCATCAACCCCATCATCTATACTATGTCTAACGAAGACTTCAAACAAGCTTTCCACAAACTCATACGTTTCCGATGCACAAGCTGA